In one Streptomyces sp. T12 genomic region, the following are encoded:
- a CDS encoding glycosyltransferase family 87 protein, translating to METTGTRRSLAWLVGVWGLTRLLLLLFVFKVYVFPGPDVTSDVSVIYQGWYEVLRTGTFPLDDVTWQYPPAAALAILSPALVFWLDYPSAFFVLAFCADLAVLLLLLYAGLRPGRTLRGAWVWVAGVPLLGPTVYARYDVMVTAVAVAALLAGARHPKVMGALTAFGAMLKVWPVLLLVAARGRAAWGWAALTAGALSALFALAMPGAFAFLTFQRDRGTEVESLGALVFHVARHFGWNGQVLLNYGSVEFLGPHVDVVSTAALALSGLAFGWLLLWRLRAKRFLSHTLADAAFVAVLMFTTTSRVISPQYLVWLVGLAAVCLCFRGSRMALPVGLVLAASFVTVLEFPVWFSHVVASDALGVTLLFLRNGLLVLATLLAARELWRSTVARPAPLPVPAQATRTKETSLPS from the coding sequence GTGGAGACGACGGGCACGCGGCGGTCCCTGGCGTGGCTTGTGGGGGTCTGGGGCCTGACCAGGCTGCTCCTGCTGCTCTTCGTGTTCAAGGTGTACGTCTTTCCCGGCCCGGACGTCACCAGCGACGTGTCGGTGATCTACCAGGGCTGGTACGAGGTGCTGCGCACCGGAACGTTCCCGCTCGACGACGTCACCTGGCAGTACCCGCCCGCCGCCGCGCTCGCGATCCTCTCCCCCGCGCTGGTGTTCTGGCTGGACTACCCGTCGGCGTTCTTCGTCCTCGCCTTCTGCGCCGACCTGGCCGTGCTGCTGCTCCTGCTGTACGCGGGCCTGCGCCCGGGGCGGACGCTGCGCGGGGCCTGGGTGTGGGTGGCGGGCGTTCCGCTGCTCGGACCGACCGTGTACGCGCGCTACGACGTGATGGTCACCGCCGTCGCCGTGGCCGCGCTGCTCGCGGGCGCCCGGCATCCGAAGGTGATGGGCGCGCTGACGGCCTTCGGGGCGATGCTGAAGGTGTGGCCGGTGCTGCTGCTGGTCGCGGCCCGCGGACGCGCCGCCTGGGGCTGGGCCGCGCTGACCGCGGGCGCCCTGTCCGCGCTGTTCGCCCTCGCCATGCCCGGCGCCTTCGCCTTCCTGACCTTCCAGCGGGACCGCGGCACCGAGGTGGAGTCGCTGGGCGCGCTGGTCTTCCATGTGGCCCGGCACTTCGGCTGGAACGGCCAGGTGCTGCTCAACTACGGCTCGGTGGAGTTCCTCGGCCCGCACGTCGACGTCGTCAGCACGGCCGCCCTCGCCCTGAGCGGGCTCGCCTTCGGCTGGCTGCTGCTGTGGCGGCTGAGGGCGAAACGGTTCCTGTCGCACACCCTCGCGGACGCGGCCTTCGTGGCGGTGCTGATGTTCACGACGACCAGCCGGGTGATCAGCCCGCAGTACCTGGTGTGGCTGGTCGGCCTCGCGGCCGTGTGCCTGTGCTTCCGCGGCAGCCGTATGGCGCTCCCCGTCGGCCTGGTCCTCGCGGCGTCGTTCGTGACGGTCCTCGAGTTCCCGGTCTGGTTCTCGCACGTCGTCGCCAGCGACGCCCTCGGCGTCACCCTCCTGTTCCTCCGCAACGGCCTGCTGGTCCTCGCCACGCTCCTCGCCGCCCGCGAGCTCTGGCGCTCGACGGTGGCCCGCCCCGCCCCGCTCCCCGTACCGGCTCAGGCGACCCGCACCAAGGAAACGTCACTGCCCTCCTGA
- a CDS encoding long-chain fatty acid--CoA ligase — protein sequence MREFSLPALYEVPADGNLTDIVRRNAAQHPDVAVIARKVGGAWQDVTATAFLAEVRAAAKGLIAAGVQPGDRVGLMSRTRYEWTLLDFAIWSAGAVTVPVYETSSPEQIQWILSDSGATACVVELDSHTAAVESVRDRLPALKHVWQIEAGGVEELGRLGQDISDATVEERSSLAKADDPATIVYTSGTTGRPKGCVLTHRSFFAECGNIVERLRPLFRTGECSVLLFLPLAHVFGRLVQVAPMMAPIKLGTVPDIKNLTDELASFRPTLILGVPRVFEKVYNSARAKAQADGKGKIFDKAADTAIAYSKALDTPSGPPVGLKIKHKVFDKLVYSKLRAVLGGRGEYAISGGAPLGERLGHFFRGIGFTVLEGYGLTESCAATAFNPWDRQKIGTVGQPLPGSVVRIADDGEVLLHGEHLFKEYWNNPGATEEALADGWFHTGDIGTLDEDGYLRITGRKKEIIVTAGGKNVAPAVIEDRIRAHALVAECMVVGDGRPFVGALVTIDDEFLGRWATEHGKPAGSTAASLHEDPDLLAAIQSAVDDGNAAVSKAESVRKFRILSSQFTEDSGHLTPSLKLKRNVVAKDFADEIEAIYQK from the coding sequence TTGCGCGAGTTCAGCCTTCCGGCTTTGTACGAGGTCCCTGCGGACGGCAATCTGACCGACATCGTCCGCAGAAACGCCGCGCAGCACCCGGACGTCGCCGTCATCGCCCGCAAGGTGGGCGGTGCCTGGCAGGACGTGACGGCCACCGCCTTCCTCGCCGAGGTGCGCGCGGCCGCGAAGGGGCTCATCGCCGCCGGGGTCCAGCCGGGCGACCGGGTCGGCCTGATGTCCCGCACCCGCTACGAGTGGACCCTGCTCGACTTCGCGATCTGGTCGGCGGGCGCGGTCACGGTGCCGGTGTACGAGACCAGCTCGCCGGAGCAGATCCAGTGGATCCTCTCCGACTCGGGCGCCACCGCCTGCGTCGTCGAGCTGGACAGCCACACGGCCGCCGTCGAGTCGGTGCGCGACCGGCTGCCCGCCCTCAAGCACGTCTGGCAGATCGAGGCCGGCGGGGTCGAGGAGCTGGGGCGGCTCGGGCAGGACATCAGCGACGCGACGGTCGAGGAGCGCAGCTCGCTGGCGAAGGCGGACGACCCGGCGACCATCGTGTACACGTCCGGGACGACCGGCCGGCCCAAGGGCTGTGTCCTCACCCACCGCAGCTTCTTCGCCGAGTGCGGGAACATCGTGGAGCGCCTGCGGCCGCTGTTCCGCACCGGTGAGTGCTCCGTGCTGCTCTTCCTGCCGCTGGCGCACGTGTTCGGGCGGCTCGTGCAGGTCGCGCCCATGATGGCGCCGATCAAGCTGGGCACCGTCCCGGACATCAAGAACCTCACCGACGAGCTGGCCTCGTTCCGTCCGACGCTGATCCTGGGCGTCCCGCGCGTCTTCGAGAAGGTCTACAACTCGGCGCGCGCCAAGGCGCAGGCGGACGGCAAGGGCAAGATCTTCGACAAGGCCGCGGACACGGCCATCGCCTACAGCAAGGCGCTGGACACCCCGTCCGGCCCGCCCGTCGGCCTGAAGATCAAGCACAAGGTCTTCGACAAGCTCGTCTACAGCAAGCTGCGCGCGGTCCTCGGCGGCCGCGGCGAGTACGCCATCTCCGGCGGCGCCCCGCTGGGCGAGCGGCTCGGGCACTTCTTCCGCGGCATCGGCTTCACGGTCCTGGAGGGCTACGGCCTGACCGAGTCCTGCGCCGCCACCGCCTTCAACCCGTGGGACCGGCAGAAGATCGGCACGGTCGGCCAGCCGCTGCCGGGCTCGGTCGTGCGGATCGCGGACGACGGGGAGGTGCTGCTGCACGGCGAGCACCTGTTCAAGGAGTACTGGAACAACCCGGGCGCGACCGAGGAGGCGCTGGCCGACGGCTGGTTCCACACCGGTGACATCGGCACCCTCGACGAGGACGGCTACCTGAGGATCACCGGCCGCAAGAAGGAGATCATCGTCACCGCGGGCGGCAAGAACGTCGCCCCGGCCGTGATCGAGGACCGTATCCGGGCGCACGCGCTGGTCGCGGAGTGCATGGTGGTCGGCGACGGGCGGCCGTTCGTGGGCGCGCTGGTCACCATCGACGACGAGTTCCTGGGCCGCTGGGCCACCGAGCACGGCAAACCGGCGGGCTCCACCGCGGCGTCGCTGCACGAGGACCCCGACCTGCTGGCCGCGATCCAGTCGGCGGTCGACGACGGCAACGCCGCGGTGTCGAAGGCGGAATCGGTGCGGAAGTTCCGCATTCTCTCCTCCCAGTTCACGGAGGACTCGGGCCATCTGACGCCGTCGCTGAAGCTCAAGCGCAACGTCGTGGCGAAGGACTTCGCGGACGAGATCGAGGCGATCTACCAGAAGTAG
- a CDS encoding GMC oxidoreductase, with product MAALQTAAALGFTRVSLASAQAAEPDAVESVSAIVIGSGYGGAVAALRLGEAGIRTVVIEMGRLWNTPGPDGKVFCSTSAPDQRSMWFRTRTEAPLATFLWLDVVNKDISPYPGALDRVHYDHMSVYVGRGVGGGSLVNGGMAVTPLQSYFAEQFPTVDTAEMYRTYFPRARSMLGVNTVDPAWFESTEWYRFTRISRKHAANAGLKTTFVPSVYDFGHMQREAAGTATKSALAGEVIYGNNHGKRTLDKTYLAAALGTGNVTIHTLERVRSISRAADGTYVLSVDRIDDTGTVVETKEYGCTYLFLGGGSVGTTELLVRARESGTLPALDASVGTGWGTNGNVMLGRANHLWDTVGENQSTMPVMGIDDWANAANPVFAEIAPLPTGLEHWVSLYLAITKNPSRASFSYDSGTGAVKLGWSAAQSAVSVGMAKKLFDRINSANATIYRYDLFGSSNKVFADDFTYHPLGGCVLGKATDNYGRVKGYSKLYVTDGSLVPGSIGVNPFVTITALAERTMARVLVEDTAP from the coding sequence ATGGCTGCCCTGCAGACCGCGGCCGCCCTCGGCTTCACCCGCGTCTCCCTCGCATCGGCCCAGGCCGCCGAGCCCGACGCGGTCGAATCCGTCTCCGCCATCGTCATCGGCTCCGGCTACGGCGGTGCGGTCGCCGCCCTCCGGCTGGGCGAAGCCGGCATCCGCACCGTCGTGATCGAGATGGGCCGCCTCTGGAACACCCCCGGCCCCGACGGCAAGGTCTTCTGCTCCACCAGCGCCCCCGACCAGCGCTCCATGTGGTTCCGCACCCGCACCGAGGCCCCGCTCGCCACCTTCCTGTGGCTGGACGTGGTCAACAAGGACATCAGCCCCTACCCGGGAGCCCTGGACCGCGTGCACTACGACCACATGTCCGTGTACGTCGGCCGAGGCGTCGGCGGCGGTTCCCTCGTCAACGGCGGCATGGCGGTCACCCCGCTCCAGTCCTACTTCGCCGAGCAGTTCCCGACCGTGGACACCGCGGAGATGTACCGCACGTACTTCCCGCGCGCCCGCTCCATGCTGGGCGTCAACACCGTCGACCCCGCGTGGTTCGAGTCGACCGAGTGGTACCGCTTCACCCGGATCTCCCGCAAACACGCGGCCAACGCCGGCCTGAAGACCACCTTCGTGCCGAGCGTCTACGACTTCGGCCACATGCAGCGCGAGGCCGCGGGCACGGCGACCAAGTCGGCGCTGGCGGGCGAGGTCATCTACGGCAACAACCACGGCAAGCGCACCCTCGACAAGACGTACCTGGCCGCCGCGCTCGGCACCGGGAACGTCACCATCCACACCCTGGAGAGGGTGAGGTCGATCAGCAGGGCCGCCGACGGGACGTACGTCCTGAGCGTCGACCGGATCGACGACACCGGCACGGTCGTGGAGACCAAGGAGTACGGCTGTACGTACCTCTTCCTCGGCGGCGGCAGCGTCGGGACCACCGAACTCCTCGTCCGCGCGAGGGAGTCGGGCACGCTGCCCGCCCTGGACGCGAGCGTCGGTACCGGGTGGGGGACCAACGGCAACGTGATGCTCGGGCGGGCCAACCACCTGTGGGACACGGTCGGGGAGAACCAGTCGACCATGCCGGTCATGGGCATCGACGACTGGGCCAACGCCGCCAACCCCGTCTTCGCCGAGATCGCTCCCTTACCCACGGGACTGGAGCACTGGGTCAGCCTGTATCTGGCGATCACCAAGAATCCGTCGCGGGCGTCGTTCTCGTACGACAGCGGTACGGGAGCCGTGAAACTCGGCTGGAGTGCCGCTCAGAGCGCGGTGTCGGTGGGCATGGCCAAGAAGCTGTTCGACCGGATCAACTCGGCGAACGCCACGATCTACCGGTACGACCTGTTTGGCTCGTCCAACAAGGTCTTCGCCGACGACTTCACCTACCACCCGCTGGGCGGCTGTGTGCTGGGGAAGGCGACCGACAACTACGGGAGGGTCAAGGGGTATTCCAAGCTCTACGTCACCGACGGCTCGCTCGTGCCCGGGTCGATCGGGGTGAACCCGTTCGTGACGATCACCGCGCTCGCCGAACGCACGATGGCGCGGGTCCTCGTGGAGGACACCGCGCCATAA
- a CDS encoding MATE family efflux transporter translates to MNAHRKQVISLAHPVYLSLLASVAAGIINTVWVSRLGGPAVAAVAVATNTENVLLGVALVFGSGTTVLVAHARGAGDAGAVRAAVRGGWAVWALLTPVVVVGGFLLREPLARLVLGEGSAQPLAVGYFAISLPGMAVFFAQQLVDGILKGAGDTRTPMRLALLAGGLILVCDPFLIRVHGVQGAAASTVLCRSVALGVGLVALRRNRLLRAAAGARPAQSLAGAARRTLRTGLPMSADFTVRQAGALVLVAIVARLGVTAVAAYSIAYKVMYVATMGFYAVRQAASIHTAHLLGAGQDARRAIGRQAVLVAGAFALVAAVLLGVTAPWIMAAFGAGPDVAHAGVLFLRCIGPYLLLMACFIALGGVFEGSGAAPVLLRVTVLGTAVQLPLAYGLSGLGLPGVCLALAVAMGVQCAVVLVVLRRARRQEGSDVSLVRVA, encoded by the coding sequence GTGAACGCGCATCGCAAGCAGGTCATCTCGCTCGCCCACCCCGTCTACCTCTCGCTCCTCGCCTCCGTCGCCGCCGGGATCATCAACACCGTCTGGGTGTCCCGGCTCGGCGGCCCGGCCGTGGCCGCCGTGGCGGTCGCGACCAACACCGAGAACGTCCTGCTCGGCGTGGCGCTCGTCTTCGGCTCCGGTACGACCGTGCTGGTCGCGCATGCCAGGGGCGCGGGGGATGCGGGGGCCGTGCGGGCCGCCGTCCGCGGGGGATGGGCGGTGTGGGCGCTGCTCACGCCGGTGGTCGTCGTGGGCGGGTTCCTGCTGCGGGAACCTCTGGCGCGGCTGGTGCTCGGCGAGGGTTCCGCCCAGCCGCTCGCGGTGGGCTACTTCGCGATCTCGCTGCCGGGCATGGCGGTGTTCTTCGCGCAGCAGCTGGTCGACGGCATCCTCAAAGGCGCCGGTGACACCAGGACTCCGATGCGGCTCGCGCTGCTCGCGGGCGGCCTGATCCTGGTCTGCGATCCGTTCCTCATCCGCGTCCACGGCGTTCAGGGCGCCGCCGCCTCGACCGTGTTGTGCAGGAGCGTCGCCCTCGGGGTGGGGCTGGTCGCCCTGCGCCGGAATCGGCTGCTGCGGGCGGCCGCCGGGGCGCGGCCCGCGCAGTCGCTCGCCGGTGCGGCGCGGCGGACGCTGCGGACCGGGCTGCCGATGTCGGCCGACTTCACCGTGCGGCAGGCGGGCGCGCTGGTGCTGGTGGCGATCGTGGCGCGGCTGGGGGTGACGGCGGTGGCCGCGTACTCGATCGCGTACAAGGTCATGTACGTCGCCACCATGGGCTTCTACGCGGTGCGCCAGGCCGCCTCCATCCACACCGCGCACCTGCTCGGCGCCGGGCAGGACGCGCGGCGCGCGATCGGGCGGCAGGCGGTGCTGGTCGCGGGGGCTTTCGCGCTCGTGGCGGCCGTCCTGCTGGGCGTGACCGCGCCCTGGATCATGGCCGCCTTCGGTGCCGGTCCCGACGTCGCCCACGCCGGCGTGCTCTTCCTGCGCTGCATCGGGCCGTACCTGCTCCTGATGGCCTGCTTCATCGCGCTCGGCGGGGTCTTCGAGGGGAGCGGGGCAGCGCCGGTGCTGCTGCGGGTGACCGTGCTCGGTACGGCCGTCCAGCTGCCGCTCGCGTACGGGCTGTCCGGCCTCGGGCTGCCGGGTGTGTGCCTGGCCCTGGCTGTCGCCATGGGGGTGCAGTGCGCGGTGGTGCTGGTGGTGCTGCGCAGGGCCCGGCGTCAGGAGGGCAGTGACGTTTCCTTGGTGCGGGTCGCCTGA
- a CDS encoding C40 family peptidase, translating into MGSHRRLAPSGFDRGAGAALCVMSAAATALGVVPATATPHDDDTRAKVDRLYEEAEKATEAYNKADERADKLRKQVTDAQDRIARQQESINSMRDALGSLAGAQYRSGGIDPSLALLLSDDPADYLDRAARIARISAHQAGELEDLQDAMRALAQERAEAAGKLVQLEKSRKVVAAHKRTVERKLAQARRLLNSLTQTDRAAYDRASRSGRDVMPDFGSLVAPSGRAAAAVAAAHSALGKPYIWGANGPSGFDCSGLIQWSYAQAGVSLPRTSQGQRYAGRQVPLSEAQPGDVVTYRSDASHVGMYAGNGQVIHAPYPGAPVRYDPVGMMPGATVTRV; encoded by the coding sequence GTGGGGTCTCATCGCCGCCTTGCACCGTCCGGGTTCGACCGGGGCGCCGGTGCAGCGCTCTGCGTCATGTCAGCCGCCGCCACGGCCCTCGGGGTCGTACCGGCCACGGCCACGCCGCACGACGACGACACCCGGGCCAAGGTGGACCGCCTCTACGAAGAGGCCGAGAAGGCCACCGAGGCCTACAACAAGGCCGACGAGCGCGCCGACAAGCTCCGCAAGCAGGTGACCGACGCCCAGGACCGGATCGCCCGGCAGCAGGAGAGCATCAACTCCATGCGGGACGCCCTCGGTTCGCTGGCCGGTGCCCAGTACCGGTCCGGCGGCATCGATCCCTCCCTCGCCCTGCTGCTCTCCGACGACCCGGCCGACTACCTCGACAGGGCCGCCCGGATCGCCCGGATCAGCGCCCACCAGGCCGGCGAGCTGGAGGACCTCCAGGACGCGATGCGGGCCCTCGCCCAGGAGCGGGCCGAGGCGGCCGGGAAGCTCGTCCAACTGGAGAAGAGCCGCAAGGTCGTCGCCGCCCACAAGCGAACCGTCGAGCGCAAACTCGCCCAGGCGCGCAGGCTCCTGAACTCCCTCACCCAGACCGACCGCGCCGCCTACGACCGCGCCTCCCGCTCCGGCCGCGACGTCATGCCCGACTTCGGAAGCCTCGTCGCACCGTCGGGCCGCGCGGCAGCCGCCGTAGCCGCCGCCCACTCCGCGCTGGGTAAGCCGTACATCTGGGGCGCCAACGGCCCCTCCGGCTTCGACTGTTCGGGCCTGATCCAGTGGTCGTACGCCCAGGCCGGTGTCTCCCTGCCGCGCACCTCGCAGGGGCAGCGGTACGCCGGCCGGCAGGTCCCGCTCTCCGAGGCCCAGCCCGGCGACGTCGTCACCTACCGCTCCGACGCCAGCCATGTCGGGATGTACGCCGGCAACGGCCAGGTGATCCACGCCCCCTACCCCGGCGCACCCGTGCGCTACGACCCGGTGGGCATGATGCCGGGGGCGACGGTCACCCGGGTCTGA
- a CDS encoding glycosyltransferase family 4 protein: protein MHKTLIVTNDFPPRPGGIQAFLHNMALRLDPERLVVYASTWKRGREGAEATAAFDAEQPFTVVRDRTTMLLPTPAATRRAVGLLREHGCTSVWFGAAAPLGLMAPALRKAGAERLVATTHGHEAGWAQLPAARQLLRRIGESTDAITYLGEYTRSRIAVALTPQAASRMVQLPPGVDEKTFHPASGGDEIRARLGLTDRPVVVCVSRLVRRKGQDTLIQAMPRILAAEPDAVLLIVGGGPYEADLRRMARETGVADSVRFTGPVPWSELPAHYGAGDVFAMPCRTRRGGLDVEGLGIVYLEASATGLPVVAGDSGGAPDAVLDGETGWVVRGGSPAEAAERIITLLGDPELRVRMGERGREWVEEKWRWDLLAEKLKALL, encoded by the coding sequence ATGCACAAGACGCTCATCGTGACCAATGACTTCCCGCCCCGCCCCGGCGGCATCCAGGCATTCCTGCACAACATGGCGCTGCGGCTCGACCCGGAGCGGCTGGTCGTCTACGCCTCCACCTGGAAGCGCGGCCGCGAGGGCGCCGAGGCCACCGCCGCCTTCGACGCCGAGCAGCCCTTCACGGTCGTACGGGACCGTACGACGATGCTGCTGCCGACGCCCGCGGCGACCCGGCGGGCGGTCGGGCTGCTGCGCGAGCACGGGTGCACGTCGGTGTGGTTCGGGGCGGCGGCACCGCTCGGCCTGATGGCGCCGGCCCTGCGCAAGGCCGGTGCCGAACGGCTGGTGGCCACGACCCACGGCCACGAGGCGGGCTGGGCCCAGCTGCCCGCGGCCCGGCAGCTGCTGCGCCGGATCGGGGAGTCGACGGACGCGATCACCTACCTCGGCGAGTACACGCGGTCGAGGATCGCCGTCGCCCTGACGCCGCAGGCCGCCTCGCGGATGGTGCAGCTGCCGCCGGGGGTCGACGAGAAGACCTTCCACCCCGCATCGGGCGGCGACGAGATCCGGGCCCGGCTGGGCCTGACGGACCGGCCGGTGGTCGTCTGCGTCTCCCGTCTGGTCCGGCGCAAGGGGCAGGACACCCTGATCCAGGCCATGCCGCGCATCCTGGCCGCCGAGCCGGACGCGGTGCTGCTGATCGTCGGGGGCGGCCCGTACGAGGCGGACCTGCGGCGGATGGCGCGCGAGACGGGGGTCGCCGACTCCGTCCGGTTCACCGGGCCGGTGCCCTGGTCCGAGCTGCCCGCGCACTACGGCGCCGGCGACGTCTTCGCGATGCCGTGCCGGACTCGGCGGGGCGGGCTGGACGTGGAGGGGCTCGGCATCGTCTACCTGGAGGCTTCGGCGACCGGCCTGCCGGTGGTCGCCGGAGACTCGGGCGGCGCACCGGACGCGGTGCTCGACGGGGAGACCGGCTGGGTGGTGCGGGGCGGCTCCCCGGCGGAGGCGGCCGAGCGCATCATCACGCTCCTCGGCGACCCTGAACTGCGCGTCCGGATGGGGGAGCGGGGCCGGGAGTGGGTCGAGGAGAAGTGGCGCTGGGACCTGCTGGCGGAGAAGCTCAAAGCTTTGCTGTGA
- a CDS encoding PadR family transcriptional regulator: MLELSILGFLAEEPLHGYELKARIKALSGHVRPVSDGALYPAITRLTKAGKLDEHAEPGASAAPRRILSLTDKGREDLLERLRHPKPVEITDQVRFNTVLSFLRHLPDRREQAEVLRRRLEFLTAPTSFFYEGGKPVRAEEAGDLFRQGMLRVARATGEAERAWLTEAIATLDQPS, from the coding sequence ATGCTGGAGCTGTCGATCCTCGGCTTCCTGGCCGAAGAGCCCCTGCACGGCTACGAGTTGAAGGCGCGCATCAAGGCGCTGAGCGGCCATGTCCGCCCCGTCAGCGACGGCGCGCTCTATCCGGCGATCACGCGCCTGACCAAGGCGGGCAAGCTCGACGAGCACGCGGAACCGGGCGCGAGCGCCGCCCCGCGCCGGATCCTCTCCCTCACCGACAAGGGCCGCGAGGACCTGCTGGAACGCCTGCGCCACCCCAAGCCCGTCGAGATCACGGACCAGGTGCGCTTCAACACGGTCCTGTCCTTCCTACGGCACCTGCCGGACCGCCGCGAACAGGCCGAAGTGCTGCGCCGCCGACTGGAGTTCCTGACCGCGCCCACAAGCTTCTTCTACGAAGGCGGGAAGCCCGTACGTGCGGAGGAGGCGGGCGACCTGTTCCGGCAGGGCATGCTGCGGGTGGCCCGGGCGACGGGCGAGGCGGAACGCGCATGGCTGACGGAGGCCATCGCCACACTGGATCAGCCGAGCTGA